A part of Gossypium hirsutum isolate 1008001.06 chromosome A07, Gossypium_hirsutum_v2.1, whole genome shotgun sequence genomic DNA contains:
- the LOC121231842 gene encoding uncharacterized protein, translated as MEGGNRRRLTLLEQISAVENGRDALAGLTLDAVLGNAKRPEQPPAQNRTLLEIIRDDDSNKEKKSWKALRDKLRLKRLAVSARTSSVRIPASDVIVNDNNRSQFSRHGSFRFHSADSTGVEDRGGSAPVSDPTVINSRPQLARFGSGRFVQHHESEISRQHLTPFPSLNNARNNANSSEDDDDSPVARDETRRLGAALEEERALSAREAAAAQEAATVAETNARPIGSTEEPVRMSLMDFLEETERQMGLTGSKCTTGDADADNEENEEKDKAEGNGGMEQTCCVCMVRHKGAAFIPCGHTFCRLCSRELWVQRGNCPLCNGTIQEILDIF; from the coding sequence ATGGAAGGTGGTAACCGGAGGAGGCTTACGCTTTTGGAGCAGATTTCGGCGGTCGAGAACGGCCGGGATGCTCTGGCCGGTTTAACTCTCGACGCCGTTTTGGGAAACGCTAAGCGGCCTGAGCAACCGCCTGCTCAGAACCGTACCCTTCTGGAGATTATACGAGACGATGATTCCAACAAGGAGAAGAAGAGTTGGAAAGCGTTACGGGACAAGCTCCGGCTCAAACGACTGGCGGTGTCTGCTCGGACCTCCTCGGTTCGTATCCCGGCTTCTGATGTTATTGTTAATGATAATAATAGATCCCAGTTCTCGCGGCACGGTTCGTTTCGTTTTCACTCGGCTGACTCGACTGGTGTTGAGGACCGAGGAGGAAGTGCTCCTGTTTCTGACCCGACGGTTATCAACTCTAGGCCGCAATTGGCGCGGTTTGGTTCGGGTCGGTTCGTGCAGCATCACGAGTCAGAAATTAGCCGTCAACATTTGACTCCTTTTCCTTCCTTGAACAACGCCAGGAACAACGCTAACAGCAGCGAAGACGACGACGACTCTCCTGTGGCGCGTGATGAAACGCGCCGACTTGGAGCGGCATTAGAGGAGGAGAGGGCGTTATCTGCGAGAGAAGCGGCCGCGGCACAGGAAGCGGCCACGGTGGCAGAGACCAATGCTAGGCCAATTGGTTCCACCGAGGAGCCGGTGAGGATGTCATTGATGGACTTTTTGGAAGAAACAGAGCGACAAATGGGCCTGACGGGATCGAAATGCACGACGGGCGACGCCGACGCCGATAACGAAGAAAACGAGGAGAAAGACAAGGCGGAAGGGAACGGCGGGATGGAGCAGACGTGTTGCGTGTGCATGGTAAGGCATAAAGGTGCGGCGTTTATTCCATGCGGCCATACGTTTTGCCGGCTTTGTTCAAGGGAGCTTTGGGTTCAGCGAGGGAATTGCCCGCTTTGCAATGGCACAATCCAGGAAATTCTTgatatcttttaa